A section of the Spirosoma pollinicola genome encodes:
- a CDS encoding fasciclin domain-containing protein, which translates to MNASTVQFGRRASGILASLLVCFSVALTSCKDDENPTTTPPSGSSTITDLVVAGDQFTFLEAAVVKAGLTTTLSGTGPFTVFAPTDDAFRAAGFADAAAVSAVADTTLRRILLYHVLSGSYPASAIPSGQTALPTSLSANGTTYVTKAAATTGTGVSVNGARVITADIQASNGIVHAIDRVLMPATGNVLQVVQADTTLSLLGAAAARGGAAVVSALSGSTPLTVFAPTNAAFRATPYNTVAAINAAPVAALTAILTNHVVVNPGRAYSPTIVSGPITTFGTGSVTATVGTGTALTLLSPGNGGQVSNVLANTTGVQNRDITATNGVVHKIDRVLLP; encoded by the coding sequence ATGAATGCTTCAACAGTTCAATTCGGCCGTCGGGCCTCTGGTATTTTAGCCTCTCTCCTTGTCTGTTTTTCAGTAGCGCTTACAAGCTGTAAAGACGACGAAAATCCAACGACAACGCCACCCTCGGGTTCATCGACCATTACTGATCTGGTCGTTGCCGGGGATCAATTTACATTTCTCGAAGCGGCTGTTGTTAAGGCGGGTCTGACAACCACCTTATCGGGCACGGGTCCGTTCACTGTTTTTGCGCCTACGGATGATGCGTTCCGGGCGGCCGGTTTTGCGGATGCTGCGGCCGTAAGTGCTGTTGCGGATACTACATTGCGCAGGATATTACTGTACCACGTTCTTAGCGGGTCCTATCCTGCATCGGCTATTCCGAGCGGCCAAACAGCCTTGCCTACGTCGCTTAGTGCAAACGGAACAACGTATGTTACGAAAGCTGCCGCAACGACAGGGACCGGCGTTTCGGTCAATGGCGCCCGCGTTATTACGGCCGACATTCAGGCATCCAACGGGATTGTTCATGCCATTGATCGGGTGCTGATGCCTGCAACCGGTAATGTACTTCAGGTAGTACAGGCCGATACAACGCTGAGTTTATTGGGTGCTGCAGCAGCACGTGGTGGTGCCGCTGTGGTATCTGCTTTATCGGGGTCAACACCCCTGACCGTTTTTGCACCAACCAATGCCGCTTTTCGGGCAACGCCATATAACACGGTGGCCGCCATCAATGCGGCTCCGGTTGCCGCGCTGACAGCTATTTTGACGAACCATGTAGTGGTTAACCCCGGTCGGGCATATTCGCCTACGATTGTTAGCGGTCCCATCACCACCTTCGGTACCGGGAGTGTAACGGCAACGGTGGGCACAGGTACGGCTTTAACGTTGCTGAGTCCGGGTAATGGCGGCCAGGTATCTAATGTACTGGCTAATACCACAGGCGTCCAGAATCGGGATATCACCGCTACGAATGGTGTTGTTCATAAAATTGATCGGGTGCTGTTACCATAA
- a CDS encoding glycosyltransferase family 9 protein: MKILILRFSSIGDIVLTTPVMRCLKQAINDVEIHYCTKRRYQELIDANPYVDKGYYLDDRLATLVGQLRNEQYDLVIDLHNNLRTSIIKRLLGKRAFSVNKINTQKWLYVRFKINVMPSVHIVDRYMETIKWLGVANDGKGLDHFISEEEHVSLSQLPYTHRSAYVAYAIGGQHATKRLPVNRMIELCRKIGGPIVLLGDEHDRDAGEIIRDELGDALIYNACGLFTINQSASLVEQSQVVFCHDTGLMHIAAALKKPIVSIWGSTTPQLGMYPYKTPSLIIENATLPCRPCSKIGHDQCPLGHFKCMNDLSFNLDPAFIWETAKQSEF; this comes from the coding sequence ATGAAAATACTGATCCTCCGTTTCTCATCCATTGGCGACATCGTTCTGACAACACCCGTAATGCGGTGTTTAAAACAGGCTATTAACGACGTTGAGATTCACTATTGTACTAAACGCCGGTATCAAGAGTTGATTGATGCCAATCCGTATGTCGACAAAGGCTATTACCTGGATGATCGCCTGGCTACATTGGTGGGTCAGCTACGGAACGAGCAGTATGATCTGGTTATTGATCTGCACAACAACCTGCGCACAAGTATCATCAAGCGGCTACTGGGTAAGCGGGCGTTTTCCGTTAACAAGATCAATACTCAGAAGTGGTTATATGTGCGCTTCAAGATCAATGTTATGCCATCAGTTCACATCGTGGATCGCTATATGGAAACAATAAAGTGGCTCGGTGTAGCCAACGATGGAAAAGGACTGGACCATTTTATTTCGGAAGAGGAACACGTCTCGTTGAGCCAATTGCCTTACACGCATCGCTCAGCCTACGTGGCCTATGCCATAGGAGGGCAGCACGCAACCAAACGGCTGCCGGTAAACCGAATGATTGAACTTTGCCGTAAAATAGGCGGTCCAATTGTTTTGCTGGGCGATGAACATGACCGCGATGCAGGTGAAATTATTCGCGATGAGCTGGGCGACGCCCTGATTTATAACGCTTGCGGTTTATTCACCATCAACCAATCGGCGTCGCTTGTTGAGCAGTCGCAGGTGGTGTTTTGTCACGATACAGGTCTGATGCACATCGCGGCTGCCTTAAAGAAGCCGATTGTGTCTATATGGGGCAGTACAACGCCCCAGCTGGGTATGTACCCCTATAAAACCCCATCTCTGATTATCGAGAATGCAACACTTCCCTGTCGTCCCTGCTCAAAAATCGGGCACGATCAATGTCCGCTCGGGCATTTTAAGTGCATGAATGATTTATCATTTAACCTTGATCCGGCATTCATCTGGGAAACCGCGAAGCAGAGTGAGTTTTAA
- a CDS encoding sugar phosphate isomerase/epimerase family protein, whose protein sequence is MSIIDRKTFLKDISLLAGASILAGPAFAADLARDKSAIKLGFVTYLWGKDWDLPTLIKNCADTNITGVELRVEHAHNVMPELNTAQRLEVKKRFADSPVQLVGLGTNQQFDYLDQGQLKASIERAKAFIRLSAEVGGSGVKVKPNGLHKEVPVEKTVTQIGEALNELARYGAELGQQIRLEVHGEETQELPMTKRIMDVANHPNATICWNCNPQDLNGKGFQANFDLVKNRFGATCHVRELDRTDYPYQDLLNNLVKMNYRGWVLLECHTNPADKVASMNGQRAVFDRMLAKA, encoded by the coding sequence ATGTCCATTATTGACAGAAAAACATTTCTGAAAGACATTTCCCTGCTGGCAGGCGCGTCTATCCTGGCCGGACCAGCCTTTGCTGCTGACCTGGCGCGGGACAAATCGGCGATCAAGCTGGGCTTCGTTACCTATTTGTGGGGGAAAGACTGGGATTTGCCCACGCTAATAAAGAATTGTGCCGATACAAACATAACCGGTGTGGAGCTGCGTGTAGAACATGCCCATAACGTGATGCCCGAACTAAACACCGCACAACGGCTGGAAGTCAAAAAACGATTTGCCGATAGCCCCGTTCAACTGGTTGGGCTGGGAACAAATCAACAGTTCGATTACCTGGATCAGGGCCAGTTGAAAGCCTCTATCGAACGCGCAAAAGCGTTTATCCGGTTGAGTGCGGAGGTGGGAGGATCGGGCGTGAAGGTGAAACCCAATGGCCTGCATAAAGAAGTGCCTGTCGAAAAAACAGTGACCCAGATTGGTGAAGCCCTGAATGAATTAGCTCGCTACGGGGCTGAGTTGGGGCAACAGATTCGGCTGGAAGTTCACGGCGAAGAAACCCAGGAACTACCCATGACAAAGCGGATTATGGACGTTGCCAACCATCCGAATGCCACAATTTGCTGGAATTGCAACCCACAGGACCTAAATGGCAAAGGGTTTCAGGCCAACTTCGATCTGGTCAAAAATCGTTTTGGCGCGACCTGCCACGTTCGTGAACTGGACCGAACCGATTACCCCTACCAGGACTTGCTGAACAATCTGGTAAAGATGAACTATAGAGGCTGGGTGCTTCTCGAATGCCATACCAACCCAGCGGATAAAGTAGCCTCAATGAACGGACAAAGAGCCGTTTTTGACCGGATGCTGGCGAAGGCATAA
- a CDS encoding Gfo/Idh/MocA family oxidoreductase, whose protein sequence is MSTIIQVGIVGFGLSGRYFHAPFLSINPRFHLKKIASSRPDAVHEFDSSIEWVATADELFADPSIDLVFICTPNETHVDYARRALEHKKHVVVEKPFATSEREANQLLELAQQQGCIATAYQNRRWDSDFLTIKRLLNAGALGTLVEYEGRYDRYSPVNVNARTWKEQPGVGRGNLYNLGPHILDQALHLFGAPDSVQAAIRIIRPNSLINDYFDIKLGYADKVVRLESSLLVYHNALRYSLHGTEGSFIKSGLDVQEERLRLNQLPGEASWGTEPQDRWGTLYRNGQSEQLESEQGNYTPFYDNLYEAIVNKAEPAITPNDIRQLARVIDLALESSQTQQVMPF, encoded by the coding sequence ATGTCTACTATTATTCAGGTTGGTATAGTGGGATTTGGATTGTCTGGCCGGTATTTTCACGCACCGTTCCTGTCGATCAATCCACGCTTTCATCTTAAAAAGATCGCAAGTAGCCGTCCCGATGCTGTTCATGAATTCGACTCCTCGATTGAGTGGGTCGCTACAGCGGATGAGTTATTTGCCGACCCATCCATCGACCTGGTTTTCATCTGCACCCCCAACGAAACCCACGTCGACTACGCCCGACGGGCGTTGGAGCATAAAAAACACGTGGTAGTCGAAAAGCCATTTGCTACGTCTGAGCGAGAAGCTAACCAACTACTGGAGTTGGCACAGCAACAGGGCTGCATAGCTACGGCCTACCAAAACCGGCGATGGGATTCCGATTTCCTGACGATTAAACGCTTACTAAACGCAGGTGCGTTAGGCACTCTTGTGGAGTATGAAGGCCGCTATGATCGGTACTCGCCTGTGAACGTAAACGCACGAACCTGGAAAGAACAGCCGGGCGTAGGTCGGGGTAATCTTTACAATTTAGGACCGCATATACTGGATCAGGCATTACACCTCTTCGGCGCACCCGACAGCGTGCAGGCCGCTATCCGAATTATCCGGCCCAATAGCCTCATCAACGACTATTTCGATATTAAACTAGGCTACGCAGACAAGGTCGTCCGACTGGAATCCAGTCTGCTGGTCTATCACAACGCCCTGCGCTACAGCCTTCACGGTACAGAAGGCTCCTTCATAAAAAGCGGATTAGATGTGCAGGAAGAGCGACTTCGGCTCAATCAACTGCCAGGCGAGGCTAGCTGGGGCACCGAACCGCAGGACCGTTGGGGAACGCTTTACCGGAATGGCCAATCCGAACAACTGGAAAGCGAACAGGGCAATTACACTCCCTTTTATGATAACCTGTACGAAGCCATTGTCAACAAGGCTGAACCAGCCATAACACCCAACGATATTCGGCAGCTCGCCAGGGTGATCGACCTGGCGCTGGAGAGTAGCCAGACTCAACAGGTCATGCCATTTTAA
- a CDS encoding acyloxyacyl hydrolase: MVRLTIFLAVWLLLYCTTCLLGQATEPTEEREVGLIALAGLNKPTHITPVSTQSPIGVEFRYSHLSMRKESWEQCQCFFRSGFFVNAYSFRNPDVLGRSIGAGLFYEPILVHTARWGLSIRALAGITYVSRSYDVTTNPGNVAFGTPINGLIGAGLYARYNVASNWRLLVGFDYKHISNAGVRLPNQGLNIPSLAFGIQHYTGSIALPNPAGWRTTKVNKRWMFRVLALASVKVMEATSETPERGYPIYGLNLLAGYHLTRTHVVSGGIELLDDHYFKEQIKQWTDRYQPYQQGTLLAGYEYWQGHFSFTAHMGWNVARPLWYKPATYQKYGLLYRFDNGFTGGVVVKAYGDNTKNFQAVAGMTL, translated from the coding sequence ATGGTTCGTTTAACGATTTTTTTGGCAGTCTGGCTACTTCTTTACTGTACCACCTGCTTATTGGGTCAGGCAACTGAGCCGACAGAAGAACGAGAGGTAGGCCTGATCGCCCTAGCAGGCTTAAACAAACCAACACACATTACCCCAGTCTCGACGCAAAGCCCGATAGGTGTTGAGTTTCGCTACAGTCATTTATCGATGCGAAAAGAGTCATGGGAGCAGTGCCAATGCTTTTTTCGGTCAGGTTTTTTTGTCAATGCCTATTCCTTTCGTAACCCGGATGTCCTTGGCCGCTCGATAGGGGCGGGTCTTTTCTACGAACCGATTCTTGTGCATACTGCCCGATGGGGTCTTTCGATTCGCGCATTGGCGGGTATCACCTATGTCTCGCGCAGTTACGATGTTACCACCAATCCCGGCAACGTAGCCTTTGGAACGCCTATAAACGGGCTTATTGGCGCAGGTCTTTACGCCCGCTACAACGTGGCATCCAACTGGCGTTTACTGGTGGGCTTCGACTACAAACATATTTCGAACGCGGGCGTCCGATTACCAAATCAGGGATTGAATATACCATCATTAGCCTTTGGCATTCAGCACTATACAGGGTCGATAGCCTTACCAAACCCGGCTGGCTGGCGGACCACCAAGGTAAACAAACGCTGGATGTTTCGCGTGCTGGCTCTGGCTTCTGTGAAAGTGATGGAAGCCACTAGCGAGACACCGGAGCGAGGCTATCCCATCTATGGCCTGAACCTGCTGGCGGGCTATCATCTGACCCGAACCCATGTCGTATCTGGCGGTATCGAACTGCTCGATGATCATTATTTTAAAGAGCAAATCAAGCAGTGGACAGACCGTTACCAACCCTACCAGCAGGGAACACTACTGGCAGGCTATGAATACTGGCAGGGGCACTTTTCATTTACGGCTCATATGGGCTGGAATGTAGCGCGCCCACTCTGGTATAAACCGGCTACATACCAGAAATATGGTTTACTGTATCGGTTTGATAATGGATTTACGGGTGGCGTGGTCGTGAAAGCCTATGGTGATAATACTAAAAATTTTCAGGCTGTTGCGGGTATGACCTTATAG
- a CDS encoding ArnT family glycosyltransferase, with protein sequence MDFPTTIERPSVRHKTTQWPLIISVGLVVVLVSHLGFMPLDTGDEARRALVSLEMMLSGDYITPTLHGERYFNKPPLYNWLIIGSYRLFGDYSSFALRFPMLVSLLLLGLTMFVVVRKYTNSTVAWVAALMTLTNGRVLLYDSMLGLIEITFSLAIYAAMMLVYYYDRKRNYWLLYLTTYTLTALAFLLKGLPPVAFQALTLLGWFVYTRRVRLLFHPAHVVGIGVFLLITGSYYAAYFSQNAIPYQDVASVLLSESTKRTGLYFGWGPTLLHLITFPFEFIYHFAPFTLLVVLLMRRDLLPTIKKSPFVVFNALTFILTVLIYWSSPQAYGRYLIGLIPMFFTVLAYLYCEHSSPADRGRWWVERIWLVTTLVVAVGVWTAVFYPTTRVLPGVFWKTAVISILLSGLAWQMTLNVPNRLVLMIAVFIVIRMGFNWLVLPGRATKRQFYQESATQAANQTRGHRLYGYKTTVGDGPATDVSSFHITAARGEILRLTDKKIADAYYIGDSVTLANEHCTTIGRMVLFDRHPASIVQFK encoded by the coding sequence ATGGATTTCCCGACAACAATCGAACGGCCGTCTGTCCGGCACAAAACCACTCAATGGCCACTTATCATAAGTGTAGGCCTGGTGGTTGTACTGGTGTCTCACCTGGGTTTTATGCCGCTCGATACGGGCGATGAAGCCCGCAGGGCGCTGGTCTCGCTGGAGATGATGCTATCCGGCGATTACATTACCCCTACCCTGCATGGTGAACGCTATTTCAACAAACCACCCCTATATAACTGGCTGATCATTGGCTCTTACCGGCTGTTTGGCGACTATTCGTCGTTTGCGTTGCGGTTTCCCATGCTGGTTTCGCTGCTGTTGCTGGGCCTCACGATGTTTGTTGTTGTCCGAAAATACACCAACTCAACCGTTGCATGGGTGGCGGCTTTGATGACCCTGACCAACGGCCGGGTACTACTTTATGATTCCATGCTGGGGCTGATCGAGATCACATTCTCACTGGCGATTTATGCCGCCATGATGCTGGTGTATTACTACGACAGAAAGCGAAATTACTGGCTGCTCTATCTCACCACATACACCCTGACTGCGCTGGCCTTCCTGCTAAAAGGCTTACCCCCCGTGGCGTTTCAGGCACTAACGTTGCTTGGCTGGTTTGTTTACACCCGTCGAGTGCGTTTGCTTTTCCATCCAGCTCACGTTGTCGGTATTGGCGTGTTTCTTCTTATTACAGGTAGTTATTATGCGGCTTACTTTAGCCAGAACGCCATTCCCTATCAGGATGTAGCCAGCGTTTTGCTCAGCGAAAGTACAAAGCGAACGGGCCTTTATTTCGGCTGGGGTCCAACGCTGCTGCATCTGATTACGTTTCCTTTTGAATTCATTTACCACTTCGCCCCATTCACGCTGCTGGTGGTACTACTCATGCGTCGGGATCTTTTGCCGACCATAAAGAAGAGTCCATTTGTAGTGTTTAATGCCCTGACCTTTATCCTGACGGTGCTCATTTACTGGTCGTCTCCACAGGCCTACGGCCGCTACCTGATCGGGCTAATTCCCATGTTTTTTACGGTATTGGCGTACCTCTATTGTGAACATTCTTCTCCTGCCGATCGTGGACGCTGGTGGGTCGAACGCATCTGGCTGGTAACAACCCTCGTGGTGGCGGTTGGCGTCTGGACCGCCGTATTTTACCCAACCACCCGCGTTCTTCCGGGCGTTTTCTGGAAAACCGCAGTCATATCGATTCTACTTTCCGGGTTGGCTTGGCAAATGACCCTCAACGTACCAAACCGGCTCGTGCTCATGATTGCCGTGTTCATCGTCATCCGGATGGGGTTCAACTGGCTGGTGCTGCCGGGGCGGGCCACCAAACGACAGTTCTATCAGGAAAGCGCCACGCAGGCGGCCAATCAAACACGGGGGCATCGGCTGTATGGCTATAAAACGACAGTAGGCGACGGTCCTGCTACCGATGTGAGTTCGTTTCATATAACAGCCGCACGAGGTGAAATTTTAAGATTAACCGACAAAAAAATTGCAGATGCCTATTATATCGGCGACTCGGTTACGCTGGCCAATGAACATTGTACGACCATTGGCCGCATGGTCCTGTTCGACAGGCACCCGGCATCAATTGTCCAATTTAAGTGA
- a CDS encoding helix-turn-helix domain-containing protein — protein sequence MARNDLDYKLAGPIPALVDFVDSIWMIANQSDADLETVVLPDGRFDIFFSYSATEPYHVSLMGLGSEASQTTITSKTVIYAVSFKLLAIEYLIEMPVSSLLNSASYLPDDFWGITAADLTDFDDFYNKVSAKMVGLINGEIDNRKRVLFDLIYASNGSMSVSELSDRAAWSSRQINRYFNQKFGISLKTYCSILRFRASFQHIQEGKLYPELKFADQAHFIKEVKRLSGAVPKELAKNKNDRFIQFSALTKI from the coding sequence ATGGCTCGCAATGATCTTGACTATAAACTAGCCGGGCCTATTCCTGCGCTGGTCGATTTTGTGGATAGTATCTGGATGATTGCCAATCAGTCAGACGCTGATCTGGAAACCGTTGTTTTGCCCGACGGACGATTTGATATCTTCTTTTCTTATTCCGCTACCGAGCCCTACCATGTTTCCCTGATGGGGTTGGGAAGTGAGGCATCACAAACCACAATTACATCGAAAACTGTTATCTACGCTGTCAGTTTTAAACTGCTCGCAATTGAATACCTGATTGAAATGCCCGTATCCTCCCTGTTAAATTCCGCCAGCTACTTGCCTGATGATTTTTGGGGCATTACTGCGGCTGATCTTACCGATTTTGATGACTTCTACAATAAGGTTTCGGCCAAAATGGTCGGATTGATCAACGGGGAAATTGACAATCGAAAACGCGTCTTGTTCGACCTGATCTATGCCTCAAACGGCTCAATGTCTGTCAGCGAATTGTCGGACAGGGCGGCCTGGAGCAGCCGACAGATTAACCGGTACTTCAATCAGAAGTTTGGTATTTCGTTAAAAACCTACTGCTCTATTTTACGATTCAGAGCCTCGTTTCAGCACATACAGGAAGGAAAACTATACCCGGAGTTGAAGTTTGCCGACCAGGCTCATTTCATAAAAGAAGTAAAACGACTATCGGGTGCAGTGCCCAAAGAACTGGCTAAAAACAAAAACGACCGATTTATACAATTTTCAGCCCTGACGAAGATCTAG
- a CDS encoding capsule assembly Wzi family protein, whose protein sequence is MVNRLRFFFISLVYFISTSDLIGQAIPDTVTARQSIMAEVGGFGSSATQTPFWFRSRQYGAIPLQGPAGIMRVGFIRQFGDYQNSRKIHAKVAVEGVANAGSSSQLILPVAYVSLFSKNFELYAGRRREVFGLVDTLLSSGSYAWSGNALPTYKIQFGTRGYVPLRFTKGIVALNGMYAHGWFGNTDSIKNSFLHQKALFVRINLFRNRVKLYGGLTHYAQWGGYSKALSNRFAVDGKIASSLDTYKDIVLLKQPPNDTTQYSGHDIINQAGNHLGSIDVALEIDNAQSNWFLYYQHPFEDKSGVAFQNMPDGLYGIRWKNKQTEAYNGFRLMQITAEFLSTVDQGGFNFEIGSRLYNGADDYFNNYQYVDGWTHRQRVIGTPFITRRPDARADLQDLVGGNGKHGLMIISNNRVQVSHLGLLGQWPSGAQIRALLSYSRNFGQPMRSDPRAPLSQFSGMAQLMLPVPWLGGSQLNLALALDQGQWLTNNVGGWLSLRKVIQQR, encoded by the coding sequence ATGGTCAATCGACTACGATTTTTCTTTATTTCATTAGTCTACTTCATATCTACCAGCGATCTGATTGGCCAGGCCATACCCGATACAGTAACCGCCCGGCAAAGCATTATGGCCGAAGTAGGCGGATTCGGTTCGTCGGCTACTCAAACGCCATTCTGGTTCCGTTCGCGCCAATATGGTGCCATACCCCTACAGGGGCCCGCCGGTATTATGCGGGTGGGGTTTATAAGGCAGTTTGGCGACTACCAAAACTCCCGCAAAATACACGCGAAAGTAGCTGTCGAGGGGGTAGCTAATGCAGGCAGCAGTTCGCAGCTCATTTTGCCGGTTGCGTATGTTAGTCTGTTTTCCAAAAATTTTGAGCTCTATGCCGGTCGTCGGCGAGAAGTGTTTGGTTTGGTCGACACACTCCTGTCGTCAGGCTCGTATGCCTGGTCGGGCAATGCCTTACCCACCTACAAAATTCAGTTTGGCACTCGTGGGTATGTACCGCTGAGGTTCACAAAGGGCATTGTTGCTTTAAACGGTATGTATGCCCACGGCTGGTTTGGCAACACCGATTCAATAAAGAATTCATTTCTCCACCAAAAGGCCTTATTTGTCCGAATCAATCTCTTCCGCAACCGGGTAAAGCTATATGGGGGCCTTACTCATTATGCTCAGTGGGGAGGTTATTCCAAGGCGCTGAGTAACCGATTTGCCGTAGATGGCAAGATTGCGAGTTCACTGGATACCTACAAAGATATTGTTCTGCTCAAGCAGCCACCAAATGACACGACTCAGTACAGCGGGCATGACATAATCAATCAGGCGGGTAATCATCTTGGGTCTATTGACGTAGCCCTGGAAATTGATAATGCCCAGTCCAACTGGTTCCTATATTATCAGCACCCCTTCGAGGATAAATCGGGGGTGGCTTTTCAGAACATGCCCGACGGCTTGTACGGCATTCGCTGGAAAAACAAACAAACGGAAGCCTACAATGGCTTTCGCCTGATGCAGATAACGGCCGAATTTTTAAGCACTGTAGATCAGGGCGGCTTTAATTTCGAGATTGGCAGTCGTTTGTACAACGGTGCCGATGACTACTTCAACAACTACCAGTATGTTGATGGCTGGACGCATCGGCAGCGTGTTATTGGCACACCCTTTATAACCCGCAGACCAGACGCACGCGCCGACTTACAGGATTTGGTGGGAGGCAATGGAAAGCATGGCCTGATGATAATCAGCAATAACCGCGTTCAGGTCAGTCACCTCGGTTTGCTGGGCCAGTGGCCGTCGGGTGCGCAGATACGTGCCTTACTTTCCTATAGCCGAAACTTTGGGCAGCCTATGCGCAGTGATCCAAGAGCGCCACTATCGCAGTTTTCAGGAATGGCCCAGCTCATGTTACCCGTACCCTGGCTGGGGGGATCACAGCTCAATCTGGCGCTGGCTCTCGACCAGGGTCAGTGGCTGACGAACAATGTAGGCGGTTGGCTAAGTCTGCGTAAAGTGATCCAGCAACGATAA
- a CDS encoding tyrosine-protein phosphatase, which produces MNAWERFKKRFIPTSGNDPLSVDEACFWQVDMHSHLLPGVDDGVKDPEQTLICLQQMVAWGIQRIITTPHVSRDWYPNTSAMLREGQIQLQALADANDIPIQIDVAAEYMLDEFFPDLLNADDLLTFGAERYLLIETGWVAAPQQLEDILFRIQTRGYTPILAHPERYTYYHNDEATLARIRDVGCLFQLNWLSLTGRYGNKVRTQAQRILKNNWVDFIGSDMHRPEDLPALGSLFNLPEYELLRTQPLRNMTLVSQ; this is translated from the coding sequence ATGAACGCTTGGGAACGATTTAAGAAACGGTTTATTCCGACTTCGGGCAATGACCCCTTATCGGTTGATGAAGCTTGTTTCTGGCAGGTAGATATGCATTCACACTTACTCCCCGGCGTCGACGATGGTGTTAAAGATCCTGAACAAACACTCATCTGCCTGCAACAAATGGTAGCCTGGGGTATTCAACGGATCATCACTACACCCCACGTTAGCCGGGACTGGTACCCAAATACATCAGCGATGTTGCGGGAGGGACAAATTCAATTACAGGCACTGGCCGACGCTAACGACATTCCGATTCAGATTGATGTGGCGGCCGAATACATGCTGGATGAGTTCTTCCCTGATTTATTGAATGCCGATGATTTGCTGACCTTTGGCGCTGAGCGCTATTTGCTTATCGAAACAGGCTGGGTTGCCGCCCCCCAACAACTGGAAGACATTTTATTCCGCATTCAAACACGTGGCTATACACCCATACTGGCTCATCCCGAACGCTATACGTATTACCACAACGATGAAGCAACCCTTGCCAGAATACGCGATGTCGGGTGTTTATTTCAACTCAACTGGCTTTCGTTAACAGGTCGTTATGGCAATAAAGTGCGCACACAGGCACAGCGTATTCTCAAAAATAATTGGGTCGATTTTATAGGCAGCGACATGCATCGCCCCGAAGATTTACCAGCCCTGGGCTCACTATTCAACCTTCCTGAATACGAATTACTGCGCACTCAACCTTTGCGGAATATGACACTGGTGAGTCAGTGA
- a CDS encoding NAD-dependent epimerase/dehydratase family protein, producing the protein MTILITGGAGFIGHTLTSHLLSQGHTVLLVDNFNESYDPAIKWQHIESLSHLPNWSLFQGDIRDKKFLRQIFRTHAVDGVIHLAGLAGVRASLQNPAAYFDHNVNGTTVLLDAMRAANVKRLVFASSSSVYGARTGGTFQETDPAEDAVSPYALSKRAAERVCLRHHHLYGLNVFCLRFFTVYGPQQRPDMAISRFIHQLYTNQPICLFGDGLSQRDYTYVDDIVSGIGQAIERVKGYELINLGSANPVTLLDLIAQLEQLTRQRVPINWLSMQPGDVPYTHAAIEKARRVLDYRPTTNLYEGLRRMVASYQQSQLHASPQLTPGL; encoded by the coding sequence ATGACGATCCTGATTACTGGCGGAGCGGGTTTTATTGGCCATACGTTAACCAGCCATTTGCTGAGCCAGGGGCATACCGTGCTGCTGGTCGATAATTTCAACGAAAGCTACGACCCCGCCATAAAATGGCAGCATATCGAGTCATTAAGTCATCTGCCAAACTGGTCGCTCTTTCAGGGAGACATCCGTGACAAAAAATTTCTGCGTCAGATTTTTCGGACTCACGCGGTCGATGGTGTCATCCATCTGGCGGGATTGGCCGGTGTGCGCGCTTCGTTGCAGAACCCGGCGGCTTACTTCGACCATAACGTAAATGGCACCACCGTTCTGCTGGATGCCATGCGGGCGGCCAATGTCAAACGACTGGTGTTTGCCTCATCTTCATCTGTATATGGCGCACGAACGGGCGGAACGTTTCAGGAAACCGACCCTGCCGAGGATGCCGTTTCGCCATACGCCTTATCTAAGCGAGCGGCCGAACGAGTATGTCTGCGGCATCATCATTTATACGGGTTGAATGTTTTTTGCCTGCGGTTCTTTACCGTCTATGGGCCACAGCAACGGCCCGATATGGCCATTTCACGCTTCATTCATCAACTCTATACCAATCAGCCAATTTGCCTCTTCGGCGATGGGCTGAGTCAGCGCGATTATACCTACGTCGATGATATTGTCAGCGGTATCGGTCAGGCAATTGAGCGGGTGAAGGGCTACGAACTCATCAATCTGGGTAGTGCCAATCCCGTTACCCTGCTGGACCTGATTGCCCAGCTCGAACAGCTAACCAGGCAGCGTGTCCCTATCAACTGGTTATCCATGCAGCCCGGCGATGTTCCCTACACCCATGCGGCTATTGAGAAGGCCCGTCGGGTATTGGATTATCGACCAACGACCAATCTGTATGAAGGATTACGCAGAATGGTAGCCAGTTATCAGCAATCACAGCTACACGCAAGCCCACAGCTAACTCCAGGTTTATGA